One genomic segment of Chitinophaga sancti includes these proteins:
- the glf gene encoding UDP-galactopyranose mutase has translation MYDYVIIGAGFAGSVLAERLANDGNKKVLLIDKRNHIGGNAYDFYDDAGILIHKYGPHIFHTNSPEIFKYLSDFTKWRSYEHRVLSAVDGQLLPMPINLDTVNRLYNLNLTSEELVTYFAEKAEDVDIINTSEDVIVSKIGRDLYEKFFRGYTRKQWDADPSELSAMVTSRIPVRTDRDDRYFSDSFQVMPLHGYTRMFENMLTHPNINIMLQTDYHDIKDAIVYKQLIFTGPIDEYFDYCYGKLPYRSLKFKHQTLDQPAMQSVAVVNYPNEQEYTRITEYKHLTGQVHAQTSITYEYPCWDGDPFYPVPKSENQELYRKYAALAKEIPDVHFAGRLGTYRYYNMDQVVAQALTLYKKLITNDSLIREAIAETLP, from the coding sequence ATGTATGATTATGTGATAATCGGTGCCGGTTTTGCAGGAAGTGTACTTGCTGAAAGACTCGCTAATGATGGTAATAAGAAAGTTTTATTGATCGATAAACGCAATCATATAGGCGGGAATGCATATGATTTTTACGACGATGCAGGTATACTTATTCATAAATACGGACCTCATATTTTCCATACTAATTCCCCGGAAATATTTAAATATTTATCCGATTTTACAAAATGGCGGAGTTATGAACACAGGGTCTTATCGGCTGTAGATGGCCAGTTGCTACCTATGCCCATTAATCTGGATACTGTAAACCGACTATATAATCTCAACCTCACCAGTGAAGAACTTGTCACCTACTTCGCTGAAAAAGCAGAAGATGTTGACATCATTAATACCTCCGAAGATGTGATAGTGAGCAAGATCGGACGGGATCTGTATGAGAAATTTTTCCGTGGATATACCCGCAAGCAGTGGGATGCCGATCCTTCGGAATTAAGTGCCATGGTAACTTCCCGGATTCCCGTTCGCACAGACCGGGACGATAGATATTTTTCAGACTCGTTCCAGGTAATGCCATTACATGGTTACACCCGTATGTTTGAAAATATGCTGACCCATCCTAATATCAATATCATGTTACAAACCGACTATCATGATATCAAGGATGCGATTGTATATAAACAGCTGATCTTTACAGGACCTATTGACGAATACTTCGATTATTGCTATGGTAAGCTGCCATATCGTTCATTAAAGTTTAAACATCAGACACTGGATCAGCCAGCTATGCAAAGTGTAGCAGTCGTAAACTATCCAAATGAACAGGAATATACACGTATCACCGAGTACAAACATCTAACAGGCCAGGTTCATGCCCAAACTTCTATTACTTACGAATATCCCTGCTGGGATGGAGATCCTTTTTACCCTGTTCCAAAATCAGAAAACCAGGAACTATATCGTAAGTATGCAGCGCTGGCCAAAGAAATTCCGGATGTACATTTTGCCGGCAGATTAGGAACATACCGTTATTACAATATGGATCAGGTAGTAGCACAGGCCCTCACACTTTACAAAAAGCTTATCACCAATGATTCTCTGATAAGGGAGGCGATTGCAGAGACATTACCATAA
- a CDS encoding glycosyltransferase: MDNLPNRQPKADLICFSHLRWNFVFQRPQHLMTRFTGYMRVFYVEEYVIDTVEIPFLQVNNIDENLWIVTPHLSEDLIKEEKNIITGLIEQLMETYQITRFISWYYTPMAMNYSRNLQPEKMIFDCMDELSAFKFSPPELKQREHELLNRCDMVFTGGDSLFQIKRNQHDSVFLFPSSIDFQHFSSARASLPDPEDQRDIPFPRMGFFGVIDERFDIALLKKMANKRPNWHFIMLGPIVKIDPASLPNNANIHYLGLKTYDQLPTYISNWEVALILFALNESTRFISPTKTPEYLAAGKPVVSTPIADVVKAYGVKDLVQIATSAETFIVAIQKAMDNQNNHKWKKAVDANLAANSWDLTWQKMATLIGIDLVKGNQEAHSKNTKIYV; the protein is encoded by the coding sequence ATGGATAATTTACCAAATAGACAGCCAAAGGCTGACTTAATATGCTTTTCACATTTACGCTGGAATTTCGTATTTCAGCGGCCACAACATCTAATGACGAGATTTACCGGATATATGCGCGTCTTTTATGTAGAAGAATATGTTATCGATACCGTAGAGATTCCTTTTCTCCAGGTGAATAACATTGATGAAAATCTCTGGATTGTCACGCCACATTTATCTGAAGACTTAATCAAAGAAGAGAAAAATATCATCACAGGACTCATTGAGCAATTAATGGAAACATACCAGATAACCAGATTTATTAGTTGGTATTATACTCCTATGGCCATGAATTATAGCCGTAACCTGCAACCTGAAAAAATGATTTTTGATTGCATGGATGAATTGTCGGCTTTTAAGTTTTCACCACCGGAGCTAAAACAACGGGAACATGAATTACTAAATCGGTGCGACATGGTATTTACTGGCGGAGATAGTCTTTTCCAGATCAAACGTAATCAGCATGATTCTGTGTTTCTATTTCCAAGTAGCATTGACTTTCAGCACTTTTCATCAGCACGGGCTTCCCTTCCGGATCCAGAAGATCAGCGTGATATCCCATTTCCAAGAATGGGCTTCTTCGGTGTCATAGATGAAAGATTTGATATCGCCCTATTAAAGAAAATGGCTAATAAAAGACCAAACTGGCATTTTATTATGCTGGGACCAATAGTTAAAATCGATCCGGCTTCATTACCCAATAATGCAAATATTCACTACCTGGGCCTGAAGACTTACGATCAGCTCCCAACCTATATTAGCAACTGGGAAGTAGCATTAATCTTATTCGCACTCAATGAATCAACCCGGTTCATAAGTCCTACGAAAACGCCTGAGTACCTGGCAGCAGGCAAACCAGTTGTATCTACCCCAATTGCAGACGTAGTTAAAGCATATGGAGTAAAAGACCTTGTACAGATAGCGACCAGTGCAGAAACTTTTATAGTAGCCATTCAAAAAGCTATGGACAACCAGAACAATCATAAATGGAAAAAAGCTGTTGATGCAAATCTGGCAGCCAATTCATGGGATCTTACCTGGCAAAAAATGGCCACACTGATTGGCATCGACTTAGTTAAAGGTAATCAAGAGGCTCATTCTAAAAACACTAAAATATATGTATGA
- a CDS encoding ferritin-like domain-containing protein: MANTTGGKPTTEKNNKSLAKSTGKNEKMGNNEFHKFFVDELKDIYWAEKHLVKALPKMKKAATSTELASAFEKHTQETQTHIETLEQVFGLLGEKPATKKCDAMEGLIAEANSIIEDTDKDTMIRDAGLILAAQKVEHYEIATYGTLRTFAQNMGHSDVEDLLQQTLENEKATDVALTEIAEASINENASEE; this comes from the coding sequence ATGGCAAATACCACAGGTGGAAAACCTACAACTGAAAAAAATAATAAGTCCTTAGCAAAGTCTACCGGCAAAAACGAAAAAATGGGAAATAACGAATTCCATAAATTCTTTGTTGACGAATTAAAAGATATTTACTGGGCAGAAAAACATCTTGTAAAAGCTTTACCTAAAATGAAAAAAGCAGCTACCAGTACTGAATTGGCGAGTGCATTCGAAAAGCATACACAAGAGACACAAACTCATATCGAAACGTTGGAACAGGTATTTGGCCTATTAGGAGAAAAACCAGCTACGAAGAAATGTGATGCAATGGAAGGTTTGATAGCTGAAGCAAATTCAATAATTGAGGATACCGACAAGGATACTATGATCAGAGATGCCGGTCTGATTCTCGCAGCACAAAAAGTAGAACACTACGAGATTGCTACTTATGGTACACTGAGAACTTTTGCTCAGAACATGGGCCATTCAGATGTCGAAGATCTATTACAACAAACGTTGGAAAATGAAAAAGCGACAGACGTTGCTCTGACTGAAATAGCAGAAGCAAGTATTAACGAAAATGCCAGCGAAGAATAA
- a CDS encoding Ig-like domain-containing protein: MKTPMCMLACLILTPMLLLAQQKLVWEENFDGPTLNPLNWTYETGDGCSKGNCGWGNAELEYYTSSSNNVRVENGHLVIEARREAVGGKPFTSGRIKTSGRVAFRYGTLEARIKVPQVGNGLWPAFWMLGSTGGEWPHNGEVDILEMGFAGAIAAGKANSTLSSATHWWTENPGGYTGHATYAKDTVTQGINLNDDYHLYKLVWDTAFLTIYLDGSPFYKIGINGGNGLDAFQQPFYILLNLAVGGNYPGIYSENDVTAPLPGHMEVDYIRLYQDITKGDKLILSTNDAPEGNFGIFTDNTVVNNQVTLGKDANLYYWNNISNISNPVPFEGSHVWGLHAAAGNWFGLGVANDNRNMANYATSGSLKFHMKTSYTGTFKVGISTEAAEGWIQFNGTNEHGLVRDGQWHEVTIPVSEFGTAIDLMTVNQLFMLSGDAPATDADFYIDNIYYTGGVSDNPAPTVAITNLSNDTLFTTPAAIPIITNANDSNGAVSKVDFYNGENYLGTDSIAPFSFTWQTSTQQVATLIAKATDNQHKLTTSKPVTVFIAAPGNTPPAISITAPTANTALIQPADVTITTAISDDGTIYKVEFYNGATLLGTVDKAPYSFTWSDVAQGTYTITAKAFDNGKLSTLSAPVTFTVQSNVITADKYGIYTNDAGIATKLTFGQDANLYVWNNLTTISNATPYEGTDVMAFTAAAGNWFGLGVANDLRDLSHFSNGYLKFWFKTSYTGSFRFTVIASNASAAIEYAAGEQKLGLIRDGQWHEVTIPVSSLSGIDLTAITQAFTFSGDAPAAAADFYIDNVYYTTTENEVYGDNLALNKQVTVSSLENEVYTGANAVDGDTTTRWSSTFADPQYITVDLAADYNIREVKIKWETAAAQNYMILTSTDLNNWDTIKTVTGNSTLNNDLTGLSGHGRYLRVYGTSRVTVYGYSIFELEVYGSLHTASALTYSKAATPWQVSIYPNPVTGDQLQVKSTQLPKLLRVMDVNGKVVAVKLQTYTADVSQLPHGMYILQVINDKGETRILKFIRQ; encoded by the coding sequence ATGAAAACACCTATGTGCATGCTGGCTTGTCTTATCCTGACCCCCATGCTTTTATTAGCCCAGCAAAAACTGGTCTGGGAAGAAAATTTCGACGGCCCCACCCTTAATCCACTGAACTGGACCTATGAGACCGGCGATGGTTGTTCCAAAGGCAATTGCGGCTGGGGCAACGCCGAGCTCGAATATTACACCAGTAGTAGCAACAATGTAAGAGTGGAAAATGGTCACCTTGTCATTGAAGCCCGCCGGGAAGCTGTAGGCGGCAAACCATTTACCTCCGGCAGAATTAAAACCAGCGGACGCGTGGCCTTCCGCTACGGCACGCTGGAAGCCAGGATCAAAGTACCCCAGGTAGGTAACGGCCTGTGGCCAGCCTTCTGGATGCTGGGCAGCACGGGCGGCGAATGGCCCCACAATGGAGAAGTAGACATCCTGGAAATGGGATTTGCCGGCGCCATTGCTGCAGGGAAAGCCAATAGTACGCTTAGCTCAGCTACCCATTGGTGGACGGAAAATCCAGGTGGCTATACCGGCCACGCAACCTATGCCAAAGATACCGTCACGCAAGGCATCAATCTCAACGATGACTATCACCTGTATAAACTGGTATGGGACACCGCCTTCCTAACCATTTACCTGGATGGCAGCCCTTTTTACAAAATCGGGATTAATGGCGGCAATGGACTGGATGCATTTCAGCAACCATTTTATATACTACTCAATCTCGCAGTAGGTGGCAACTACCCCGGTATCTATTCTGAAAATGACGTTACAGCTCCATTACCGGGCCATATGGAGGTTGATTACATCCGGCTTTATCAGGACATCACCAAAGGAGATAAGCTGATCCTGAGTACCAATGATGCACCTGAAGGCAATTTTGGTATTTTCACTGACAACACGGTTGTAAATAATCAGGTCACCCTGGGCAAGGATGCGAACCTTTATTATTGGAATAATATTTCCAACATCTCCAACCCGGTTCCTTTCGAAGGCAGTCATGTCTGGGGCCTACACGCCGCCGCCGGTAATTGGTTCGGACTGGGTGTAGCCAATGACAACAGGAATATGGCCAACTACGCAACCAGTGGCAGCCTGAAATTTCACATGAAGACCAGCTATACCGGCACGTTCAAAGTCGGCATTTCTACTGAAGCAGCAGAAGGCTGGATACAGTTCAACGGCACAAACGAACATGGATTGGTACGCGACGGACAATGGCATGAAGTGACAATACCTGTCAGTGAATTTGGAACTGCCATCGACCTTATGACTGTAAATCAGCTATTCATGCTCTCCGGCGATGCACCTGCTACAGATGCTGATTTTTATATTGACAACATCTACTATACCGGCGGCGTATCTGACAACCCAGCTCCTACCGTAGCTATCACGAACCTCAGCAACGATACCCTATTCACCACACCGGCTGCCATTCCTATCATTACCAATGCCAATGACAGCAATGGTGCTGTAAGCAAAGTAGATTTCTATAATGGTGAAAATTATCTGGGCACAGACAGCATTGCGCCCTTCAGTTTTACATGGCAGACCAGTACTCAACAGGTAGCGACACTGATTGCCAAAGCAACAGACAATCAGCATAAACTGACTACCTCCAAACCTGTCACCGTATTCATTGCTGCACCAGGCAACACACCACCAGCTATCAGCATCACAGCTCCTACTGCCAATACCGCTTTGATACAACCTGCTGATGTAACCATCACCACAGCTATATCAGACGACGGTACTATCTATAAAGTGGAATTTTATAATGGTGCCACATTACTGGGTACAGTCGACAAAGCGCCTTATTCATTCACATGGAGTGATGTTGCACAAGGTACTTATACCATTACAGCAAAAGCCTTTGATAACGGAAAACTGAGCACCCTATCCGCTCCTGTTACATTTACGGTCCAGAGTAATGTCATCACGGCTGATAAATACGGCATTTACACCAATGATGCCGGTATTGCCACTAAACTGACTTTCGGACAGGATGCCAATCTGTATGTCTGGAATAACCTGACTACCATCAGCAACGCGACTCCTTATGAAGGTACCGATGTCATGGCATTTACTGCGGCAGCAGGCAATTGGTTCGGACTTGGTGTTGCGAATGACCTGAGAGACCTGTCTCATTTCAGCAACGGCTACCTGAAATTCTGGTTTAAGACCAGCTATACAGGATCATTCCGCTTTACGGTCATTGCTTCAAACGCAAGTGCCGCCATTGAATATGCAGCCGGGGAACAGAAACTCGGACTGATTCGTGACGGACAATGGCATGAAGTAACTATTCCTGTGAGCAGCCTGAGTGGTATCGATCTCACCGCTATTACACAGGCATTTACCTTCTCTGGTGATGCGCCTGCAGCAGCTGCAGATTTTTACATCGACAATGTATATTACACCACCACTGAAAACGAAGTATATGGCGATAATCTGGCATTGAATAAACAGGTTACCGTATCTTCTCTGGAAAATGAGGTGTATACAGGTGCAAATGCTGTCGATGGTGATACGACCACCCGCTGGTCCAGTACCTTCGCTGATCCGCAATATATTACTGTTGACCTGGCAGCTGATTACAACATCAGGGAAGTGAAAATTAAATGGGAAACAGCAGCAGCACAGAATTACATGATACTTACTTCTACCGATCTGAACAACTGGGATACCATAAAAACAGTCACAGGAAACTCCACATTGAATAATGACCTCACCGGTTTATCAGGTCATGGACGATACCTGCGGGTATATGGTACCAGCAGAGTAACGGTGTATGGTTATTCCATTTTTGAACTGGAGGTATATGGTAGTCTGCACACAGCCAGTGCCCTTACCTACAGCAAAGCTGCAACTCCATGGCAGGTGAGCATATATCCCAACCCGGTAACAGGCGACCAGCTGCAGGTAAAAAGTACCCAGCTTCCTAAACTACTGCGGGTGATGGATGTGAATGGTAAAGTTGTAGCTGTGAAACTACAAACATATACCGCAGATGTAAGCCAATTGCCACATGGCATGTATATCCTGCAGGTAATAAATGATAAAGGTGAAACACGGATCTTGAAATTTATCCGTCAATAA
- a CDS encoding class I SAM-dependent methyltransferase yields MQPKLQELYGNIDIYLFDQLLKGTYDNCKKVLDAGCGGGRNLIYFLRNNYDVYGIDPNPNAISAVKELSQILSHTNPKENFVVTSAENLPFENNYFDLVISSAVLHFANTTEHFDNMIHSMWRVLKPGGYLFVRLASDIGIETLVHSMGNGRYRLPDGSERFLVNLQLLLQYTERLNAWLHEPIKTTNVQNLRSMTTWCLQKI; encoded by the coding sequence ATGCAACCGAAACTTCAGGAACTTTATGGAAATATAGATATCTACCTCTTCGACCAACTACTTAAAGGTACTTATGATAATTGCAAAAAGGTGCTTGATGCAGGCTGCGGAGGCGGACGTAACCTGATCTACTTCTTAAGAAACAACTATGATGTATACGGCATTGATCCTAATCCCAATGCGATATCAGCTGTTAAAGAATTATCACAAATACTATCCCACACTAACCCTAAAGAGAATTTTGTAGTTACTTCAGCTGAAAACCTGCCTTTTGAGAATAATTACTTTGACCTGGTGATCAGCAGCGCAGTGTTGCACTTCGCCAACACGACTGAACATTTTGATAATATGATCCACTCAATGTGGCGGGTGCTGAAACCCGGCGGCTATTTATTTGTAAGACTTGCATCGGATATCGGGATTGAAACGCTGGTACATAGCATGGGCAATGGTCGCTATCGTTTGCCAGATGGCAGTGAACGTTTTTTGGTAAACCTGCAATTGCTGCTTCAATATACCGAAAGACTCAACGCCTGGCTTCATGAACCTATAAAAACCACCAATGTGCAAAACCTACGGTCCATGACCACCTGGTGTTTGCAAAAAATATAA
- a CDS encoding VOC family protein, with amino-acid sequence MEKNIKRIPDHYTAVTPWIISPSSAKLIEFLEAAFGAQEIPNSRIVNADGIIIHVVVKIGDAMVMLFDARAGWAPTPVFLNLYVEDIEATSQKAITLGATLVTNITMLWFGEKVCRILDPFGNLWWMNERVEDVDFTNPEEVGKRASTPDAVAGITYIQQSLDEALKAQRAFLNY; translated from the coding sequence ATGGAAAAAAATATCAAGCGCATACCAGATCATTACACGGCAGTAACGCCATGGATCATATCACCATCGTCGGCTAAATTAATTGAGTTTTTAGAAGCGGCTTTTGGTGCGCAGGAAATTCCGAATAGCAGGATAGTGAATGCTGATGGCATAATCATTCATGTGGTGGTTAAGATAGGAGATGCCATGGTCATGTTGTTTGATGCAAGAGCAGGATGGGCGCCTACGCCGGTTTTTCTGAATTTATATGTGGAAGACATTGAAGCTACCAGTCAAAAAGCAATTACGCTTGGTGCAACATTAGTTACTAACATTACCATGTTATGGTTCGGTGAAAAGGTGTGCAGAATTTTAGACCCGTTTGGTAATCTTTGGTGGATGAACGAACGTGTTGAAGATGTGGACTTTACCAATCCTGAAGAAGTTGGAAAGCGGGCTTCCACGCCAGATGCAGTAGCCGGTATAACCTATATTCAGCAATCGCTGGACGAAGCATTGAAAGCGCAGCGGGCATTTTTAAACTATTAG
- a CDS encoding TonB-dependent receptor — MHLRKLYSVLTLILSLFLFNKPAIYGNDIDDKPTGISGIVVTNNGEPAPGVTVIIQELSKGAITNENGLFNFKNIRGGTYHLKASLIGLEAVVVEVKAEEGRENYIKIVLNTSSQKLEEVVVTSGGNRFGRKESMDVSKMPLGNMENPQVYTVVSKELMKEQLITDYNSAFKNVPGAGIAEIRNQGRTTFISRGFATPQLVRNGVSSFTYTTIDPVNLERIEVIKGPSATLFGSTVSSFGGLFNRVTKKPFENFMGEVSYSGASWNLNRLTMDINSPLNKEKTALLRVNTALHSENSFQDAGFTRSFLIAPSFSYAVNDRLTLSLDIEFGLNKATSPTRLAPYASGKAKSIVDYHIPYKLSFANNTINYNSQQYNIFAQAKYILSKSWTSQTIVSRTRSSSEGYVVQLTMTSDTTLRQSVTNQDYPYYGTDIQQNFIGDFKIGALRNRIVAGLDYYSLTSNRNDATVNMTPIDVRKPGTAYNNFTREKVRPLFANATYTNYVSGREETYSAYVSDVLNITDKLLVMASLRVDRYMNKGAYYPAQDSTAGNYNQTALSPKFGAVYQVVKDKVSIFGNYMNGFNNVSGSDFEGNTFKPTEANQWEGGVKLDLNKVSATLSYYNISVTNVTRDDPDHATYSIQDGTQLSKGYEVEVIANPIKGLNIIAGYTYNDSKYTKANASILGLRPTTAGPPKVGNLWISYRLASGVAKGLGFGFGGIYASEYYQTNTTSFKFSIPSYTVLDAAVFYDKPSYRIGLKVDNLTNEKYWSYRLAAQNPTRVTGSMTFKF, encoded by the coding sequence ATGCATCTGAGGAAACTGTATTCAGTTCTTACGCTAATATTATCACTTTTCTTATTTAATAAGCCTGCCATCTATGGAAATGATATAGACGACAAGCCAACAGGTATTTCTGGTATTGTTGTGACTAATAATGGAGAACCTGCTCCAGGAGTAACAGTTATTATCCAGGAACTGTCAAAAGGGGCGATTACCAATGAAAATGGCCTATTTAATTTCAAAAATATCCGGGGCGGTACCTATCATCTGAAAGCATCATTAATAGGGCTGGAAGCTGTTGTTGTAGAAGTGAAGGCTGAAGAAGGCCGGGAAAACTATATTAAAATTGTTTTAAATACTTCTTCACAGAAGCTGGAAGAAGTTGTGGTAACCAGTGGTGGCAACCGTTTTGGGAGAAAAGAAAGCATGGATGTTTCCAAAATGCCACTGGGCAATATGGAGAACCCACAGGTATATACTGTTGTAAGCAAAGAGCTGATGAAAGAACAGCTGATCACTGACTATAACAGCGCTTTTAAAAATGTACCAGGCGCCGGTATCGCAGAAATAAGAAACCAGGGTAGAACAACCTTTATCTCAAGAGGTTTTGCGACACCTCAGCTCGTACGTAATGGTGTAAGCAGTTTTACCTACACAACTATTGATCCGGTAAACCTTGAACGTATAGAGGTGATCAAAGGACCATCTGCTACATTGTTCGGTAGTACTGTATCTTCTTTCGGAGGCCTGTTTAACAGGGTAACAAAAAAACCTTTTGAGAATTTCATGGGAGAAGTTTCATATTCTGGTGCGAGCTGGAACCTGAACCGTCTCACTATGGATATCAATTCCCCGCTAAATAAAGAGAAAACCGCATTGTTGAGGGTTAATACAGCTTTACATAGTGAGAATAGTTTCCAGGATGCAGGCTTCACCAGAAGCTTTTTGATTGCCCCCAGTTTCTCATATGCTGTGAACGACAGACTGACACTTTCCCTTGATATAGAGTTCGGTCTAAATAAAGCCACTTCTCCTACCCGTCTGGCGCCTTATGCCAGTGGAAAGGCGAAAAGCATCGTGGATTACCATATTCCTTACAAGCTTTCTTTTGCGAACAATACTATCAACTATAACAGCCAGCAGTATAACATCTTTGCACAAGCGAAATATATACTTTCCAAAAGCTGGACTTCTCAGACAATTGTTTCGAGAACACGATCTTCTTCTGAAGGATATGTTGTGCAACTGACAATGACATCAGATACAACATTGCGCCAGTCTGTAACCAACCAGGATTATCCTTATTATGGAACCGATATTCAGCAAAATTTCATCGGCGACTTTAAAATTGGCGCATTAAGGAATAGAATTGTTGCTGGTCTGGATTATTACAGCCTCACATCAAACCGGAATGATGCTACTGTAAACATGACCCCTATTGATGTCAGAAAGCCCGGTACAGCATATAATAACTTTACACGTGAAAAGGTAAGGCCGCTCTTTGCAAATGCTACATATACCAATTATGTATCCGGAAGAGAAGAAACCTATAGCGCTTATGTGTCTGATGTACTGAACATTACCGATAAATTACTGGTAATGGCCAGCCTGCGGGTAGACAGGTATATGAACAAAGGGGCTTATTATCCTGCGCAGGATTCAACAGCAGGGAATTATAATCAGACAGCGCTGTCACCTAAATTCGGTGCCGTATATCAGGTTGTTAAAGATAAGGTCTCCATCTTCGGTAACTATATGAACGGGTTCAACAACGTTTCGGGATCTGACTTTGAGGGTAACACTTTTAAGCCAACGGAGGCTAATCAATGGGAAGGCGGGGTGAAATTAGACCTCAACAAGGTGAGTGCAACATTGAGCTACTACAATATTTCTGTTACTAACGTGACCCGTGATGATCCGGACCATGCTACCTACTCCATTCAGGATGGTACACAGTTAAGCAAAGGATATGAGGTGGAAGTTATCGCGAATCCAATAAAAGGTCTAAACATTATAGCTGGTTATACTTACAATGATAGTAAATACACAAAAGCCAATGCTTCTATACTGGGACTGAGACCCACAACCGCCGGTCCTCCTAAAGTAGGGAATCTGTGGATCAGCTACCGCCTGGCTTCCGGAGTAGCCAAAGGACTTGGTTTCGGTTTCGGGGGCATCTATGCCAGTGAATATTACCAGACAAATACCACTTCTTTTAAGTTTAGCATTCCATCTTATACCGTGTTGGATGCGGCTGTTTTCTATGACAAACCGAGCTACAGAATTGGGTTAAAGGTGGATAACCTGACCAATGAAAAGTACTGGTCATATCGTCTGGCAGCGCAAAATCCTACTCGTGTTACCGGTAGCATGACCTTCAAGTTTTAA
- a CDS encoding AraC family transcriptional regulator translates to METKNLYTTYDLELLETYNYSARVHKNTFFEMVFVLDGTGIQTINGHQLPYAPNKLFLIFPQDQHSFQVDSFSRFFFIRFSNDYLKLQTSQNIKDLEYIFNSYNHLPGCILKTITDKPFIRAAVEALIREKETQSPHQEQITQQLINTIISFAARNLTLQEIEVFNGNITNIMPVINYLHQFIFQPEKLKIEQIAAKFNLSPNYVSEYFKKHTGESLQQYITLYKMKLIESRLRLTDMRINEIAFEFGFTDQSHLNRIFKKYKGVVPSIYRKDHNPSQANQY, encoded by the coding sequence GTGGAAACAAAGAATTTATATACTACGTACGATCTGGAATTATTAGAAACTTACAATTACAGTGCAAGGGTACATAAAAACACCTTCTTTGAGATGGTATTTGTGCTGGATGGTACCGGGATACAAACGATCAATGGGCATCAACTTCCTTATGCACCTAATAAGTTGTTTCTCATTTTCCCACAGGATCAACATAGTTTTCAGGTTGATTCTTTTAGCCGGTTTTTCTTTATCCGATTCAGTAATGACTACCTAAAGCTACAAACAAGTCAAAACATTAAGGATTTAGAATATATTTTCAACAGTTATAATCACTTGCCGGGATGCATTCTAAAAACTATTACAGATAAACCATTCATCAGAGCTGCCGTTGAAGCATTGATCAGGGAAAAAGAAACCCAATCTCCCCACCAGGAACAGATCACACAACAACTTATCAATACCATTATCTCTTTTGCTGCCCGTAACCTTACCTTACAGGAAATAGAAGTTTTTAATGGAAATATAACCAATATAATGCCTGTAATAAACTATCTGCACCAGTTTATCTTTCAACCTGAGAAATTAAAAATTGAACAAATTGCAGCAAAATTTAATCTATCGCCCAATTATGTCAGTGAATATTTTAAAAAGCATACGGGCGAAAGCCTGCAACAATACATTACGTTGTATAAAATGAAATTAATTGAAAGCCGCCTGCGGCTTACCGATATGCGAATAAATGAAATTGCCTTCGAATTTGGCTTTACCGATCAAAGCCATCTGAACCGAATTTTTAAAAAGTACAAAGGCGTGGTACCATCTATATATCGTAAAGATCACAATCCCTCCCAGGCAAACCAGTATTAA
- a CDS encoding DoxX family membrane protein: MTDLCYLLLRLVAGVSLFGHGLVRLPKLAGFSQWMTSTFAKSMLPQSLVMPFSYMLPVAEFMIGLLLILGLFSNKSILAGIIVMLLLIFGTCMIENWEALPSQIIHALVLIMLLQFIASNNISLDKLLRKY; this comes from the coding sequence ATGACTGATTTATGTTATCTCCTGTTACGCCTGGTGGCTGGTGTTAGTCTTTTTGGGCACGGATTGGTCAGGCTACCCAAACTTGCTGGGTTTAGCCAGTGGATGACCAGTACCTTTGCAAAATCAATGTTGCCCCAAAGCCTGGTTATGCCCTTTAGTTATATGTTACCAGTAGCAGAATTTATGATAGGTCTTCTTTTGATTCTTGGTCTGTTTTCCAACAAATCTATACTAGCGGGCATTATCGTGATGCTACTACTAATATTTGGTACTTGTATGATTGAAAACTGGGAAGCCCTTCCTTCTCAAATTATTCATGCGCTTGTACTTATTATGCTGTTGCAGTTTATAGCCAGTAACAATATTTCTCTTGATAAATTATTAAGGAAATACTAG